From Hemibagrus wyckioides isolate EC202008001 linkage group LG11, SWU_Hwy_1.0, whole genome shotgun sequence:
TGGAATAACAAATCTGCGTTGTTTTCTTCCTGTAGGCGGAGAAGAAGGCACCAGAGAAGCAGACCACCCTCAGGACCCTCTGCCTAGTGGCAGATTGGCTGGAGCGGCTTTGCAGTTCCGTGATGATAAGCAGGAGACGGTGGTGGTTAGGCCCTATCCTCAAGTGCAGACTTTGAGCCAGACTCCAGCTTTGGCACAGCACATGTCTATCCAGCCAAACTCCACAGTCACAGTAGCTGCACCACCAGCTCACCTGGCCCCAGGCCAGCAGCCTGCCTTCACTGATGGAACAATCAAGGTACCAGTAGCTCTTATTAAATAATAAGTTCTTTGGTATGTTAGGTTCTTTAACCAGTACCTAAATGGAGAAAACACAATGTGGTCATAAGGATGTACTgaataaatcatcataaataaataagtatgtCTATTATTTAGGCATTTTTATGAATTGTAAATCAAGCTGATTCTTCCTGTAGGCTGGCCTAAAGTCTGCTATGCCCAGTCGACTAATTGCACCGGCTCCAGCTGCTAGTCAAGGGCATCTTCCCAGCCAAGCAAAGGTGCCTGGTCATATTACTGTTACCCTGGAAAGCAGTATGGCTCCAGCCTCCATCCCTGTAGCAACCATCAGCGGTCAGCAGGTAGGCCCAAAACACTGGTATTTGTCCGGCTCAGGAAAATTTCTATTTACTCACAGTGTTTAAAGTGGAAATGATTGAGAATGTTTCTGTTTTCCTTTCTTGCAGGGACAGAGTAATGTGCACCACCTGATGCCAACCAACCTGCAGATCATTAGAAGCAGCACACCTGCACTGCAGATCAGCTCGCCTACCGCTCCccctcacacattcacctcCCACCTGCCCAGAGGTCAGTTCAAATATAGTTACATCACAAAATGTACTATGTGCTTCAGTGTACATATGTACAAAACATGATAAATGGGGGAAATCAGATTTTGACAGTTATTTGATCAAGACAATTGCATGGACTTGTAAATACTTGATGTTAGTATTTAGACTAAATGTCTAAATAGTCACTCAGTGATTCTATTCCTTTTATTTGCACTGTTACCAGTAATAAAGCTATTAGTGTCCTGTAGTGAGGTAAGCTGTATTAATTGTGATTATTTTGTAAGTAAAACTACTTAAGTAAACTTTATGTGCAGATAAGCTGATTAAATCCTACATCTTATTGCCTTAATGAACACAACCTCAATTTTTATTACCAGAACATTACTAACTGTGGGTTAGTTGCAACTGAAGATTTAAGTCAGCTTTTCAGTAACTTGGGAGGATGTTTCATGAAGCTGAATAAGCAAAAATTTTGCTAGGTGTTGTAGTGCAAGTGTGATCGTGTTGCAACTGTAAATTTGGATTTTCAGGTGCAGCTGCTGCAGCTGTGATGTCTAGCACTAAAGGCCCTGCTGTACTGAGATCTGCATGTGGAGCAAACCCAGCAGGGGGTCAACCTGCAGCCGTACAGCACATCATCCATCAGTCCATTCCGgtacacttcctgttccaatatcCTGTTCAGAGCTGTGTCAGCACACTCACATTTCGCTGTTAAATATTAGTCCACTTTTATTCCATCCAGTTATTAAAGCAATCGATTTTCTACTATCTGCATAATCATCGTCATTGAGCAGATCATCCACAACTGTTTGTGttggtttaattttatttggcTGACCAAACGACTAATCTAACTAATGCATTATTGGATTGCTtgttgtaatgtaatataaGCATTGTAATTTTACAACTACAAAATTTTACAGTCTCGACCTGCAGCCACCACGTCCACCGCTGTGCTACCGACCATGGTTGCCCCCATTTCAACCGCCAGAACCCAGTCTCCTGTTATCAGCCCTccagttacacacactgcagaagTAGTGCATGGGTTAGTTACTATCTAAACTTATCCTGCTTTTCAAAACTGCATGCATTAGGTAATTTATTTGCCATAACATTGTAGTGAAATACTGTTGCTTTTTCAGGCGTGCAGGGCTTACAATCCACCCAGTTCCTCCTCCTGCCACTATCAGTATCCAGAGGCCTCCAACACCAAGAGATCGCATCACACTGCCTTCCCATCCAGCCATGGGAGCACAAAAAGCCCAGCCTACACACACAATGACCCAGGTAATGCTCCTTCTTACAACAGATTAGTCAACATGATCACAACAAGCCATTTTTGTTGAAATCTAAATATATAGTGTAAGATTGATGATTGATTGACAAATGATTGATTTTTGTTTATAGAAGTCTATTTTCAGTCCTGTGACTCCTGTTGCTGCAGCGACTGTTGCCCCCATCTTAGCTACTAATACTGTGCCATCAACTACCACAACAGGTACAGAGTTTACATTTTTTAGGCCATTTACACACAAAGATTCACTTATTAccatatgtgtgtgagaaagtcaTTCTGAATCCATCCTTTGTTCCAAAGGTTCTGCACTTCATACCCAGATGAGCAGCAGTACAATAGTCACTATGACGATGACGTCCCACTCTTCACATGCGACAGCTGTAACCAGCTCTACAATTCCTGTCGGTAAGCACCAAGCACTTATCAGTTTATCAGCTCCTTTACTCTTTATTGCTTATTGGAAGATTCTGCTAGCTGAAGGTTCTTTGTTTGGTTTTTATATGTTACATCATGGTCCTGCTTGGGCTTTTCTTCTAACAAGTTTCTGGCCTGTCTTTTGGTTCAGCTAAAGTCGTTCCTCAACCCATTGCCCACACTTCCCCTCGGATCCAACCTGAATATTCCGGGGAAAGAACAAACCTGATCCCCATCTCTGGCCACCGCTCGTCCCCAAACCCTGTCACTATGGAGGCCCGCAGTGACAACAGGTGACACCTGATCTTTAACATTATATAAACTTTAAAAGTTCAAGTATTTGAAAAATCTATCACAACCTGttttctacacatacacatgctgatctctttctctgtttgcaTATAGACCCACAGTGCCTGTCCAGTTCCAGTACTTTTTACCCACGAACCCATCATACGCCTATCCACTCACTCATGCCTATACACCGATCACTAGCTCTGTTTCCAATATCCGACCCTATCCAGGTAAACACGATAACTCGCAGAACATTGTTTGCAAGATAAGACTATATGTAAGCCTCTTGCTGTCCCAGGTGGAAATAGTTCATAGAGTAGCCATAGTCGCTTTGATTTAATATAATTGTATTTATACATGCTACATGTTACTTTTACATGCTGTAGTTTTTAGCTTTATGAATTGGAATTTATGCTGTTCCCAAGATTTTTACCCAGAACACTTCATTACACATATTTGGATTGATCGATCGTATCTCTTTTGTCCAGTCACAGCACAGGCTCCAAGCTCTGCAATTCCTGCTCAAGCTGGTGTGGGCGTGGCCACCACAGTACATTTAAACCCCATGCAGCTAATGGCTGTGGATCGCATCGGCCTACAGTCAGCTCAAATCAGTACTCAAAATATCCAGCCAGCTTCCATGACTCCCCAGGGCATTCAACCTGCACCAATCGGAGTACAAGGCCTGCATGCCACTGCACCAATCAGTACACAGGGAATTCAGCAGGCACCAGTTGCCACACAACAGCCACAGGCAGAGTCAAAACCatcaggtaataaataaataaacaaacaaacatttttgtttgtggttCAGGTTTTTGTCTGTTTAAATGACTTGCTGTTTGGTTTGTTCAGCAGGTGTAGTTCTGGCTGAGAGTACTGCGTTTGTAACAAACCCAATTGGCAGTACATTCAGTGCTACACAGCCTGTCACCACCGTAGTTCAGACACACCCCCAGGGGACAAGCACAGGTGCACCCACACTAGTCTCTTCACCCAGACCCAGCATCCTCCGCAAGAAACCTGTGAATGAGGGGTAAGTGGGCTGTGATCAAATCAATAGGAACTCTTGAGCATAAGTGTTATCTTTGTTATTAATTTTTACTCCACTGAGCTGTTTTAACATTGGTCTTATGGGCACATAGTATGCTTTAAGTAGTGCAGTGTTTACAGGTTTCTGCAACTTCCTCCCGTTTTGTAAACTTGGTGTAGATAGTGTGAGCTTTTCTCCACACAAATCACATGGTAAGCCTGATGCATTCCAAATTTCCCACATGAACAGTGTCTATTAAGTCTGAGCAGTCTAGCAAGTAAAAGCAAACCTTCAAAGCAGTGCTTCTGCTTAAGTATCAGAGCAGCCTGGGAGACTTGGATAGAGAAATGTCAATTAAAAATGTTCATTAGAATGTTAGGCCACCCCCCTGACAGTTCTCTTATTGGTGTTAATTGTGGCTTTATATGATTTTTGAGAAAAGATGTTTTCCCTAGATGTTGGGCATCGTACAAAAATTGATAAGATTTTCTATCgtctttcctgtttcctgtgtaAATACATTCCCTTGAAACTGCACAAatgctgttttctgttttggtGATGGTGTATTTCATTCTGTTCTCCTGTGGTGTGGGACACGATAAAGCACTAACAGAGAGATATGCAGCAGGGTGTATCCCATAGAGACAACTTATGGTATCAGTGAACCAAAGTTCCACCAGTAACCATAAAGTTTTGGGATGTATTTCTGGGTTCGAGTGTCAGTCTGGTCTTTTTGGGGTGTATTTCCAGGGCTGTGCGTAAAACTTTGATCCCAGCGCAGCCGAGCGAGCCTAATTCTGCAAGAGCGGATAGTGGCGTGCGACTTGCTGGATCCTCACGACCAGCGGGGTAAGCCCAGGCTGACCCTCCTTCATTTAGAGTAATACGATAGGACACCGGATTAATTTTTATTCCCAAAAGTTACTGTcttcttgtttgtgtgtgatgctcttaAAGCGCTTGCTTGTCCTTATAGTTGACATTTAATATAGTTCTTTTCTATATGTCGTTAGAGTGAAGCCCAAGCCTGACATTCATGTCGCCATGGCGCCTCCAGTGATGGCCACTGTGGAGGCTCTGCCCACTCATGGTGGTGAACAGCCCCTCTCAGCACCAGCTCCGCACCTATCACAGGCTATTCCTGCTCTTCTTGCCCCACCCATTCCCCCACCTCCTTCTCAGCCTGCAGCAGTTCTGTCTGCCCTCCCTGCAGCCATGGCCGTAACGCCTCCTGTTCCTGCCTCTATGGCCAATGCCGTCTCCTCTCCCACTCAGCCAGCAGCCAGTAGCACAGCAGCGCTTAGCTCCGCCCTCCCGGAGATCAAAGTAAAGCAGGAGGCGGAGTCTATGGACACCTCACAGCCAGGTCAATAAATTTACCTTTCTGTCTATCTCGAATAGTATTTAAATATGCTTCACATTCCTGTTTTATTGTTATAAGTGCAATAAAGTCACACCAGTAAAGTCCTGTTCATGTGTTACTGTCCACAGTATTAGAGAATAAAAATCTAGTTTTAAATATTCCTCCCGTTTTAACCAGTTTGGGTTATTTTGTTTATAGGTTCAGTGTATGAATTAATGTTACTGAAAGgttataattgttattataGCTCACTGGAAACTGAatcaaaaacattatttaaaaagaaagtaaTAAGAGTATGTATATGATCAATATGCTAATTGTGTTCCAGCTCTTTCCATCCCCTCATCGACGGCCCCAGCCTCCATCTTCTCCTCTCAGGCCTCAGGCCTCACAGTGCCCCCTCAGCCTGGAGATCTTCTACCTGGTGCCTCGCCACGAAAGAAACCACGCAAACAACAGCACGTTATTTCCAACGAAGAgggagagatgatggagaccAACAGCACAGACGAAGAGAGGGCCACCAGCAGAACTCCGGGCAGCAAAGCAGAGAGACCAGAGTCACCTCCCAGGGAATATGTGGGTGAGTAGCTTCCCCTTGGAGCAAAGGCCATGAAGTTCtcctaattttttattttattttttttacagtgatgaATTTTCTAGAGCATGATGTAGTCTGTTTAAGAGCAAAACCTCAACCATTCTTGTAGACAACTAATTCAGTTAGTTGTGTTATTTCTTTGCTCTGTTGCACTTAACATGTATAATATCACTCTTCCTGTATCATATAAAGAACTATAATATAAGAGATTTTCTGAGCTTTTGTTAATGTGTCCTCCAGATGAAGAGGGTGTACGGTACGTGCCTGTGCGTCCCAGACCCCCAATTACGCTACTGCGTCATTACAGAAACCCCTGGAAAGCTGCATACCATCATTTCCAGAGATACAGTGACATCCGTGTTAAAGGTTAGTGGCAATGTTGTTGCATGCATATTACTTACTTTTGCCATCAATTGTCAATCATGAAAGCATGCTAAAGCATGTGAATTAAATGGTAAGATTTTATCTGACCATTGAGCAATGTTAAAATACAATGATGTCTACAGCTTTGAAATCATCACTGTGGAATACCTGCAGTTTGTTTTATGAGTTTAGATCCAATAGTAAACTATAATTTCACTAATTAAAAAAACCCATGTATTGAAACTGGCACTAATTGGCACACTAGCAACAGGCATTTCTTACCTGTCTCTTTATTACTTAATGCCTTCTTTAAAGCTTTGTTGCATAAAACTGTGCATACTGAGCCCCCCCAGTTTGACACCATTTTTGTGGCATCAGTAGCGTTAAACTTTCAACattcatgaatcatgagttatCCTGCATTGTGATGGGATTTTTCACCCTTGTGTCAAAGTCTAGTAGTACAGTGTGAGCAGTAGTCAGATGACAAGACTGTGCTCGTTGTACAGTATGAGACCAAATCAGACACTAGTGGGTCAAAGAATGTGttgtgtgcatgcgtgcatgcacaagaaagcctttTAGAAGCatttaatagaaatatttttatttttttcataaagtAGAGATGAAAAGCTCCGTTTGCTATAATTCATCTCCAGTGCTCTTTAACAGATTTTCCCATTCTGCTACACAAATAACTTTTTTGTAGCTCTTTAACAATGatagtcacaaagcagcttttacAGAACATAAAGAAGTGTCTAATACTAGTGATCATGTGAAACGTAGCAGCAACGCTAACCGACTCTTCCATGCCACGTGCCTCATCAGCGTGACTGACGGCTACAGTGCGCCGTGCACACACTCGCCTGTCTGTTACACTGTATTGTGCTTTTTGTTCCATTGAGGATTTGGAAATCACGTTCTTGTCACAAAGTGTTACTTGTCCTTTTAAAGGCCAGATGAAAACGTCAGCATATTACATGTTTACAAAACTGGGAATTCACACAGATTCGCATTATCTATCTCTAGTCACTTTTATTCTCAGGTGTATCATTTTTAAGTGTCTGCAAACCCATTTACTAATAAGTTCATCTTTTTCAAAAGTAgcttcatatattttatatgcttcatattttattttgggTTTCGTATTATTTGTTTCTTGTTACCTTTTGCAGAGGAGAAAAAGAATTCTCTCCAAGACGTAGCCAATCAGAGAGGCGTTGCATGCCGAGCCCAGGGCTGGAAGGTACACTTGTGTGCTGCACAGCTTAAGCAGCTGGTGAGTCACCTTAATTAATAGTTTCAGCCCACAATTAATAGTTTCAGACATCTTTAGGCATGCATTAGCTAAACTGGATCTCTGCGGAAAGATAGCCTAGGCAAAAGGAAAAAAGTCcatgtaattcaattcaattttatttgtatagcaatagccattgtctcaaagcagctttacaaaacataatgagcaagcctgagcaactgtggcaaggaaaaactcccttagatggtaagaggaagaaaccttgagaggaaccagactcagaagagTGATTTTACTGAAACATGTTTTTGGTTTCTTAATTTAAGTTATAGTATTTTTTAGGCAGATGAAACAAATTTCAGTCAAAATCCACAATTCAGCAGTACACTACTGTACAATAGAGAAACTCAGTATAACCTTCAGGAGTAGGCttagtgtaaatgtgtaaaagaaaaagctTTAGATAATCCCAGCTTACAGGCAGAATGACAAATGCATCACAGCATAATTACCACAGAACACTTAACCGAACTAAATGCACAGTACAGCAGGAGCAGTGTAACACTCAAGGAGACAACAGAGGTATaataaattaaagtgaacaagtATTTTGAATTGTTTTAAGAAACAATATAATGATTGTGAACGTACGTACCCCCTGGAAATATAGTGCTGATCAATAAAAGTACAGAGAAATGTTACCAGGTTGTCTTAGCATTTCCATTGTATAGGTTAGGTTGATATTTATTTGTCCTTGTGTTTCTATAGACAAGCCTAGAACATGACGTGTACAGCCGCCTCATTACGCTGCAGGAAGGACTCATCCCAAAGAAGAGAGCAGGAGCTGATGATGACCTGCACCCTATCAACGAGCTCATTCAGGTCAGTagaagaaatgaaaacatcATTAAACAACTATCCAATGTTTCATTAATAGTCTGGATATAGTTCTACATCAGCctacaggaagtgtgtcacaTGAAGTATATAGTGTTGGATCGAACCCAAACGGACCCAAAGTTAACACAAAAGCTAAATGGAGCCATTTAAGAATTGATtttaatctcactctctggttTCACTCAGAAGAGTATTGGGTTCGTTATGTGTCTGGTTCTGTTTAAGGTTCACTCCAATCCCACTTATTTTGTGTGCATAGTATTCATGgcactttatttttaatgaccACACTTGCTGAAACTACTCTGTGCACTCTAATCCTCTTCCACACCATCTCTATTAAAGATACTATTTCAATGACATAGTTTCTCTTGGCTCTTGAACAGCAGCTTCATATGTGGTAGTGTAGACACTCGTCATTTTCTCATTGTCAGTAACTGTCATGCAAAAGTCTGGCTCAGTTTGCATTCACTGGTTGATACACAGGTGTTCATGatatatgatttatatttgTGCGTCTGTGTCTCTCTAGGGTAACATGCAGCGCTGTAAGCTCGTGATGGATCAGGTGACTGAGGCAAGAGACACCATGATGAAAGTTCTGGACCATAAAGACAGAGTCCTCAAGTTACTCAACAAAAACGGCACAGTCAAGAAGAGCTCCAAGTTAAAGCGCAAAGAGCGGACCTAGACAAAATGGGAGCAGATtttctccatcatctctctgtcttttttatctctgtttatGCACCTGTAAGGTCAAATGAAAATATTTCGGTTCAGTGTTTGGACCATGTCATGGTTTTTCAGGTTGCTgtgcacaatcacacatatgATCTAAATATATGTCACACCATCTACATTAGTCTGAGCAGAGAAAGCCTTCTGTATCCCTAGACCCTCTGTCTGTCCCAACCACTTAAACTCCACAGGAACTGCTGCTTATTGAGGACTTGTGTCTCCTTAGGTCAGGATTCAACAGCCTGGTTACCCCAACTAACATTTTATGTTTCATTTTCCCCGCAAGGAAATTCTGAGTTTagtgttttaaaatgaacattaaGTTGccttatgttttctttttttttgtcatagaGTTGTTGTAGTATTGGTCATAGAGAGCTTTAGAAACTCGCACATGCTTGATGGGAGATTTTCTCCGTCACGTCATAAAGTGAAAATCATGACTCCTAGACTACGTACCTCTTCATTTTAATCTTTAAGCCGACTGAAGGaaagtgtgtacaggtgtaaaACTTGGTAtgcagcacacacagacacactagaGCACAGTGTGTATACAGTCCAAGTTTCAGTGCCTTCTATCATGAGTGTAGCTGTGGATTTTGTCTTGTGTTTGCATTCAACACACTCAAGGAAGCATTTTCAGATCagttctaaaaaaaatttaataaaaaacaccCCAAATTTCATACTGGGTAGTATATTTCTGCCTCGCTCTCCCCCATTGGTTAgcatttatattttgtttgtcaTCGAGTAAGTGGATGCGCTGAAGAGGTGCTGAAGACCAGTTGAGGACGGCACATAGAGGTCGAGTACGTACTTGAAAGAAACCGTATAATTGTGTATTAAGAATGTGTGgatcattttacattttcatcttCAGAAAAAGATAGTTGTATAAAAGCGTTTGACTTGCTGTTTACTGTaagtctgtttttgtgtttgatgaGATTGTTTTTGTGCCCTGTTAATGTGGCTCTTCTTTTACAGATATAAAGTACATGTTGTGGTTACTTAGTTTAAGGAATAATTTTGActcttttgtacattttgtttttctcttttgttatcTGTATACTATGTGCTATTGCAGTAAAAGAAACTGTATGTACAATGCTAGCCGTGTAACGCATTTAATTTTTGATAACCTAACCATATTGCTAACGTTTCCAGAATGCCTGCTTACAGGAAGCCCTGCCTATGTTTTACATTGTCATCATACAAAAGCTAAAGAAAACAGCAAATCTTGAGTGCTTCTGTTCTCTTAATCTGTAGGGGTTATAAAAATACTGCAGGTCATCAGGTTTACTCTACTCTGATTTTGGCCTTAGAACTATATGACTCTGCTACAGAGCTGCAGCATAGCCAGGAGGAGATACGAACATGTCAGTTCAACAGCCTTACGTTATAGGTATTAGGGAGCATCGAGCAAGCTTAATTTGCCAAGGATGTTCCATTATATGACCAAAAGCCTGTGGGACCCTGAATATCCCACTGTTGACACCAAGTTGGAAGAACACAAATATCTAGAATATCCTTCTTTCAATGGAAATAAGGGACACAAATCTGTTCCAGTTCCCTGTGCAAAAATTAAGCTCtttaaagacatggtttgccaaagttGTCTTAAAAAGTACTTctgtgtcctgcacagagcgcTTACGTCacccccactgaacactttagagatgaactggaacattgACTGCACTCCAGACTTCAGCACCtggcatcagtgcctgatctcactgatcttgtggctgaatgagctaGCCTCTCACATCCGCATTCCAAAATATAGTAGAAAGCCTCCCCACTTGAGTGGAGGGTATTATAAACA
This genomic window contains:
- the sap130a gene encoding histone deacetylase complex subunit SAP130a isoform X4, giving the protein MSSQQFPRAPLPPSGVGQGPAPAGNSTLIPGGQPGGEEGTREADHPQDPLPSGRLAGAALQFRDDKQETVVVRPYPQVQTLSQTPALAQHMSIQPNSTVTVAAPPAHLAPGQQPAFTDGTIKAGLKSAMPSRLIAPAPAASQGHLPSQAKVPGHITVTLESSMAPASIPVATISGQQGQSNVHHLMPTNLQIIRSSTPALQISSPTAPPHTFTSHLPRGAAAAAVMSSTKGPAVLRSACGANPAGGQPAAVQHIIHQSIPSRPAATTSTAVLPTMVAPISTARTQSPVISPPVTHTAEVVHGRAGLTIHPVPPPATISIQRPPTPRDRITLPSHPAMGAQKAQPTHTMTQKSIFSPVTPVAAATVAPILATNTVPSTTTTGSALHTQMSSSTIVTMTMTSHSSHATAVTSSTIPVAKVVPQPIAHTSPRIQPEYSGERTNLIPISGHRSSPNPVTMEARSDNRPTVPVQFQYFLPTNPSYAYPLTHAYTPITSSVSNIRPYPVTAQAPSSAIPAQAGVGVATTVHLNPMQLMAVDRIGLQSAQISTQNIQPASMTPQGIQPAPIGVQGLHATAPISTQGIQQAPVATQQPQAESKPSGVVLAESTAFVTNPIGSTFSATQPVTTVVQTHPQGTSTGAPTLVSSPRPSILRKKPVNEGVKPKPDIHVAMAPPVMATVEALPTHGGEQPLSAPAPHLSQAIPALLAPPIPPPPSQPAAVLSALPAAMAVTPPVPASMANAVSSPTQPAASSTAALSSALPEIKVKQEAESMDTSQPALSIPSSTAPASIFSSQASGLTVPPQPGDLLPGASPRKKPRKQQHVISNEEGEMMETNSTDEERATSRTPGSKAERPESPPREYVDEEGVRYVPVRPRPPITLLRHYRNPWKAAYHHFQRYSDIRVKEEKKNSLQDVANQRGVACRAQGWKVHLCAAQLKQLTSLEHDVYSRLITLQEGLIPKKRAGADDDLHPINELIQGNMQRCKLVMDQVTEARDTMMKVLDHKDRVLKLLNKNGTVKKSSKLKRKERT
- the sap130a gene encoding histone deacetylase complex subunit SAP130a isoform X1; amino-acid sequence: MSSQQFPRAPLPPSGVGQGPAPAGNSTLIPGGQPGGEEGTREADHPQDPLPSGRLAGAALQFRDDKQETVVVRPYPQVQTLSQTPALAQHMSIQPNSTVTVAAPPAHLAPGQQPAFTDGTIKAGLKSAMPSRLIAPAPAASQGHLPSQAKVPGHITVTLESSMAPASIPVATISGQQGQSNVHHLMPTNLQIIRSSTPALQISSPTAPPHTFTSHLPRGAAAAAVMSSTKGPAVLRSACGANPAGGQPAAVQHIIHQSIPSRPAATTSTAVLPTMVAPISTARTQSPVISPPVTHTAEVVHGRAGLTIHPVPPPATISIQRPPTPRDRITLPSHPAMGAQKAQPTHTMTQKSIFSPVTPVAAATVAPILATNTVPSTTTTGSALHTQMSSSTIVTMTMTSHSSHATAVTSSTIPVAKVVPQPIAHTSPRIQPEYSGERTNLIPISGHRSSPNPVTMEARSDNRPTVPVQFQYFLPTNPSYAYPLTHAYTPITSSVSNIRPYPVTAQAPSSAIPAQAGVGVATTVHLNPMQLMAVDRIGLQSAQISTQNIQPASMTPQGIQPAPIGVQGLHATAPISTQGIQQAPVATQQPQAESKPSAGVVLAESTAFVTNPIGSTFSATQPVTTVVQTHPQGTSTGAPTLVSSPRPSILRKKPVNEGAVRKTLIPAQPSEPNSARADSGVRLAGSSRPAGVKPKPDIHVAMAPPVMATVEALPTHGGEQPLSAPAPHLSQAIPALLAPPIPPPPSQPAAVLSALPAAMAVTPPVPASMANAVSSPTQPAASSTAALSSALPEIKVKQEAESMDTSQPALSIPSSTAPASIFSSQASGLTVPPQPGDLLPGASPRKKPRKQQHVISNEEGEMMETNSTDEERATSRTPGSKAERPESPPREYVDEEGVRYVPVRPRPPITLLRHYRNPWKAAYHHFQRYSDIRVKEEKKNSLQDVANQRGVACRAQGWKVHLCAAQLKQLTSLEHDVYSRLITLQEGLIPKKRAGADDDLHPINELIQGNMQRCKLVMDQVTEARDTMMKVLDHKDRVLKLLNKNGTVKKSSKLKRKERT
- the sap130a gene encoding histone deacetylase complex subunit SAP130a isoform X2, with the protein product MSSQQFPRAPLPPSGVGQGPAPAGNSTLIPGGQPGGEEGTREADHPQDPLPSGRLAGAALQFRDDKQETVVVRPYPQVQTLSQTPALAQHMSIQPNSTVTVAAPPAHLAPGQQPAFTDGTIKAGLKSAMPSRLIAPAPAASQGHLPSQAKVPGHITVTLESSMAPASIPVATISGQQGQSNVHHLMPTNLQIIRSSTPALQISSPTAPPHTFTSHLPRGAAAAAVMSSTKGPAVLRSACGANPAGGQPAAVQHIIHQSIPSRPAATTSTAVLPTMVAPISTARTQSPVISPPVTHTAEVVHGRAGLTIHPVPPPATISIQRPPTPRDRITLPSHPAMGAQKAQPTHTMTQKSIFSPVTPVAAATVAPILATNTVPSTTTTGSALHTQMSSSTIVTMTMTSHSSHATAVTSSTIPVAKVVPQPIAHTSPRIQPEYSGERTNLIPISGHRSSPNPVTMEARSDNRPTVPVQFQYFLPTNPSYAYPLTHAYTPITSSVSNIRPYPVTAQAPSSAIPAQAGVGVATTVHLNPMQLMAVDRIGLQSAQISTQNIQPASMTPQGIQPAPIGVQGLHATAPISTQGIQQAPVATQQPQAESKPSGVVLAESTAFVTNPIGSTFSATQPVTTVVQTHPQGTSTGAPTLVSSPRPSILRKKPVNEGAVRKTLIPAQPSEPNSARADSGVRLAGSSRPAGVKPKPDIHVAMAPPVMATVEALPTHGGEQPLSAPAPHLSQAIPALLAPPIPPPPSQPAAVLSALPAAMAVTPPVPASMANAVSSPTQPAASSTAALSSALPEIKVKQEAESMDTSQPALSIPSSTAPASIFSSQASGLTVPPQPGDLLPGASPRKKPRKQQHVISNEEGEMMETNSTDEERATSRTPGSKAERPESPPREYVDEEGVRYVPVRPRPPITLLRHYRNPWKAAYHHFQRYSDIRVKEEKKNSLQDVANQRGVACRAQGWKVHLCAAQLKQLTSLEHDVYSRLITLQEGLIPKKRAGADDDLHPINELIQGNMQRCKLVMDQVTEARDTMMKVLDHKDRVLKLLNKNGTVKKSSKLKRKERT
- the sap130a gene encoding histone deacetylase complex subunit SAP130a isoform X3, with product MSSQQFPRAPLPPSGVGQGPAPAGNSTLIPGGQPGGEEGTREADHPQDPLPSGRLAGAALQFRDDKQETVVVRPYPQVQTLSQTPALAQHMSIQPNSTVTVAAPPAHLAPGQQPAFTDGTIKAGLKSAMPSRLIAPAPAASQGHLPSQAKVPGHITVTLESSMAPASIPVATISGQQGQSNVHHLMPTNLQIIRSSTPALQISSPTAPPHTFTSHLPRGAAAAAVMSSTKGPAVLRSACGANPAGGQPAAVQHIIHQSIPSRPAATTSTAVLPTMVAPISTARTQSPVISPPVTHTAEVVHGRAGLTIHPVPPPATISIQRPPTPRDRITLPSHPAMGAQKAQPTHTMTQKSIFSPVTPVAAATVAPILATNTVPSTTTTGSALHTQMSSSTIVTMTMTSHSSHATAVTSSTIPVAKVVPQPIAHTSPRIQPEYSGERTNLIPISGHRSSPNPVTMEARSDNRPTVPVQFQYFLPTNPSYAYPLTHAYTPITSSVSNIRPYPVTAQAPSSAIPAQAGVGVATTVHLNPMQLMAVDRIGLQSAQISTQNIQPASMTPQGIQPAPIGVQGLHATAPISTQGIQQAPVATQQPQAESKPSAGVVLAESTAFVTNPIGSTFSATQPVTTVVQTHPQGTSTGAPTLVSSPRPSILRKKPVNEGVKPKPDIHVAMAPPVMATVEALPTHGGEQPLSAPAPHLSQAIPALLAPPIPPPPSQPAAVLSALPAAMAVTPPVPASMANAVSSPTQPAASSTAALSSALPEIKVKQEAESMDTSQPALSIPSSTAPASIFSSQASGLTVPPQPGDLLPGASPRKKPRKQQHVISNEEGEMMETNSTDEERATSRTPGSKAERPESPPREYVDEEGVRYVPVRPRPPITLLRHYRNPWKAAYHHFQRYSDIRVKEEKKNSLQDVANQRGVACRAQGWKVHLCAAQLKQLTSLEHDVYSRLITLQEGLIPKKRAGADDDLHPINELIQGNMQRCKLVMDQVTEARDTMMKVLDHKDRVLKLLNKNGTVKKSSKLKRKERT